One window of the Archangium primigenium genome contains the following:
- a CDS encoding class I SAM-dependent methyltransferase, translated as MAEADRERWNQRYRERGEGPGAPSDFLRAWEDRLPRAGRALDVAGGLGQDALGLARRGLDVTLVDVSDVALEAAAAAARAQGLALTCLPRDVEAVGPPPGPFDVVVCLNYLWRPLFAALPGVLAPGGWFLFAQPTRKNLTRHAHPSARFLLEDGELPGLVQGLRVVELTEGWTGAGRHEARLVARR; from the coding sequence ATGGCCGAGGCGGACCGGGAGCGGTGGAACCAGCGCTATCGCGAGCGGGGCGAGGGCCCCGGCGCCCCCTCCGACTTCCTGCGCGCGTGGGAGGACCGGCTGCCGCGCGCGGGGCGGGCCCTGGACGTGGCGGGGGGCCTGGGCCAGGACGCGCTCGGGCTCGCGCGGCGGGGCCTGGACGTCACCCTGGTGGACGTCTCGGACGTGGCCCTGGAGGCCGCCGCCGCGGCCGCGCGCGCGCAGGGGCTGGCGCTCACGTGCCTGCCCCGGGACGTGGAGGCCGTGGGTCCGCCGCCGGGCCCCTTCGACGTCGTCGTCTGTCTGAACTACCTGTGGCGCCCCCTGTTCGCCGCGCTGCCCGGGGTGCTCGCGCCCGGGGGGTGGTTCCTCTTCGCCCAGCCCACCCGGAAGAACCTCACGCGGCACGCGCACCCCTCGGCGCGCTTCCTCCTGGAGGACGGTGAGCTGCCGGGACTCGTCCAGGGCCTGCGGGTGGTGGAGCTCACCGAGGGTTGGACCGGGGCGGGCCGGCACGAGGCGCGGCTGGTGGCGCGGCGCTGA
- a CDS encoding metallophosphoesterase, with amino-acid sequence MPFRFSFFSVLILGGTVLGHLYLYRRLVRDTVHGRALRWLALAFFVLMSVPLMFRRSVRDVLPESLAEPVARVTYAWMGVALFLVLALLVWDLGRALWTRGQKWRQRSRAPEPPAVDEARRRFLARTVAGGAGVTGGTTAAYGSWRAFSAPEVTERVVRIPKLPRALEGLSIVQLTDVHVGAFIQRHFMDELVRRANALKPDLVAITGDLVDGDVPTLGGHVAALANLRSRFGSYFVTGNHDYSSGADAWCAYLESLGIPSLRNRHVRIGDAGGSLDLVGVDDWSGGRRLGVRGYDLERALADRDPERACVLLAHQPAHFRVAAERGVDLQISGHTHGGQLVPMTFLIGLEWEFSAGLYRHGDSHIYVSRGCGFWGPPMRVGSPPELVKLVLTSG; translated from the coding sequence TTGCCGTTCCGGTTCTCCTTCTTCTCCGTCCTCATCCTGGGCGGCACGGTGCTGGGCCACCTGTACCTGTACCGGCGCCTGGTGCGCGACACGGTGCACGGCCGCGCGCTCCGGTGGCTGGCCCTCGCGTTCTTCGTGCTCATGAGCGTGCCGTTGATGTTCCGGCGCTCGGTGCGCGACGTGCTGCCCGAGTCCCTCGCGGAGCCGGTGGCGCGGGTGACCTACGCGTGGATGGGCGTGGCGCTTTTTCTCGTGCTGGCGCTGCTCGTCTGGGACCTGGGCCGGGCCCTGTGGACGCGGGGCCAGAAATGGCGCCAGCGCTCCCGCGCGCCCGAGCCGCCGGCGGTGGACGAGGCGCGGCGGCGCTTCCTGGCGCGCACGGTGGCCGGGGGCGCGGGGGTCACCGGCGGGACGACGGCCGCCTACGGCAGCTGGCGCGCGTTCTCCGCCCCCGAGGTGACCGAGCGGGTGGTGCGCATCCCCAAGCTGCCCCGCGCCCTGGAGGGCCTGAGCATCGTGCAGCTCACGGACGTGCACGTGGGCGCGTTCATCCAGCGCCACTTCATGGACGAGCTGGTGCGCCGCGCCAACGCGCTCAAGCCGGACCTCGTCGCCATCACCGGAGATCTGGTGGACGGGGACGTGCCCACGCTCGGCGGCCACGTGGCGGCGCTGGCGAACCTCCGCTCGCGCTTCGGCAGCTACTTCGTCACCGGCAACCACGACTACTCCTCGGGCGCGGACGCGTGGTGCGCGTACCTGGAGTCGCTCGGCATCCCGTCCCTGCGCAACCGCCACGTGCGCATCGGCGACGCGGGCGGCTCGCTGGACCTGGTGGGCGTGGACGACTGGAGCGGCGGCCGGCGCTTGGGCGTCAGGGGGTATGACCTGGAGCGGGCGCTCGCGGACCGCGACCCCGAGCGCGCCTGCGTGCTGCTCGCGCACCAGCCCGCCCACTTCCGTGTCGCGGCCGAGCGGGGCGTGGACCTGCAGATTTCCGGTCATACCCACGGCGGCCAGCTCGTCCCCATGACGTTCCTCATCGGCCTGGAGTGGGAGTTCTCCGCCGGGCTCTACCGGCACGGGGACTCGCACATCTACGTGAGCCGGGGCTGCGGTTTCTGGGGGCCGCCCATGCGCGTGGGCAGCCCGCCGGAGCTCGTCAAGCTCGTGCTGACCTCGGGGTGA